The proteins below are encoded in one region of Streptomyces cyanogenus:
- a CDS encoding DUF6113 family protein: MSDGGNGSLLTQPLRPPSAGRAAALVGLFLLGALVGIAGALVQAGWFPGGLLLALAGAAGLFLGGARATASRGGAVAPAAGWIVAVVLLTTARPEGDFLFGAGGGSYLFLLGGMALAVICATVGTGRQPRGGSARLGK, encoded by the coding sequence GTGAGCGACGGCGGAAACGGCTCCCTGCTCACCCAGCCGCTGCGCCCGCCCTCCGCCGGCCGGGCCGCCGCCCTCGTCGGTCTGTTCCTGCTCGGCGCGCTCGTCGGCATCGCCGGTGCCCTGGTGCAGGCCGGCTGGTTCCCCGGCGGGCTGCTGCTCGCCCTCGCCGGCGCCGCCGGGCTCTTCCTCGGCGGCGCCCGCGCCACGGCGAGCCGGGGTGGGGCGGTCGCGCCGGCGGCGGGCTGGATCGTCGCCGTCGTCCTGCTCACGACCGCGCGGCCCGAGGGCGACTTCCTGTTCGGCGCGGGCGGCGGTTCCTACCTCTTCCTGCTCGGCGGCATGGCCCTCGCTGTGATCTGCGCCACCGTCGGCACCGGGCGGCAACCTCGTGGCGGCTCCGCCCGACTTGGGAAGTGA
- a CDS encoding S9 family peptidase, whose product MTTEADSFPRRHARTQRFTLGAPRAFTVAPDGSRVAFLRSGSGTDRANSLWVLDLPEGTERLAADPRVLLQGASEELSAEERARRERSREGGAGIVGYATDSALELASFALSGRLFTAELRAGTARELPVPGPVIDPRPSPDGRYVAYVAQGALRVVGAEGEGDRALAEPESADVSYGLAEFVAAEEMARSRGFWWAPRSDRLLVARADDTPVRRWWIADPARPERDPLNIRYPAAGTPNADVRLFVYGLDGTRTEVAWDRSRYPYLARVHWSEAGAPLLLVQARDQRSQLFLAVDPDSGATRMVHADEDPIWLELFAGVPCWSPSGQLVRIADEGGARVLTVGERPLTSGQLHIRAVLDVGADDVLVSASSGPEAETPEIGEVHVYRVNELGVERLSQEPGVHSAVRSGGVTVLVSAALDRPGTRARVLCDGKPTATVRSYAEDPGLSPRVTLTEGGARRIPCAVLMPRDYHGDTPLPVLMDPYGGPHGQRVVAAHNAHLTSQWFADQGFAVIVADGRGTPGRSPAWEKAIRDDVAAVVLQDQVDALHALAERYPLDLARVAVRGWSFGGYLAALAVLRRPDVFHAAVVGAPVTDLRLYDTHYEERYLGDPNEQPEVYRRNSVIDDAGLVDPAEPHRPMMVVHGLADDNVVVAHSLRLSSALLAAGRPHEVLPLSGVTHMTPQETVAENLLLLQLDFLRRSLPRPAGQG is encoded by the coding sequence ATGACGACCGAGGCTGACTCCTTCCCCCGTCGGCACGCCCGGACCCAGCGGTTCACGCTCGGCGCGCCGCGTGCGTTCACCGTGGCGCCCGACGGTTCGCGTGTCGCGTTCCTGCGTTCCGGCTCCGGCACCGACCGGGCCAACTCCCTGTGGGTACTGGACCTTCCGGAGGGCACCGAGCGCCTGGCGGCCGACCCGCGCGTGCTCCTCCAGGGCGCCTCCGAGGAACTGTCCGCCGAGGAGCGGGCGCGCCGGGAGCGCAGCCGCGAGGGCGGCGCCGGCATCGTCGGCTACGCCACCGACAGCGCCCTGGAGTTGGCGTCTTTCGCCTTGTCAGGGCGGCTTTTCACGGCGGAGCTGCGGGCCGGTACGGCACGCGAACTCCCGGTCCCGGGGCCGGTGATCGACCCGCGTCCCTCCCCCGACGGACGGTACGTCGCGTACGTCGCGCAGGGCGCGCTGCGGGTGGTGGGCGCCGAGGGGGAGGGCGACCGGGCGCTGGCCGAGCCGGAGTCGGCGGACGTCTCCTACGGCCTCGCGGAGTTCGTCGCGGCCGAGGAGATGGCACGCTCGCGGGGGTTCTGGTGGGCACCGCGGTCGGACCGGCTGCTCGTGGCGCGCGCGGACGACACGCCGGTACGGCGGTGGTGGATCGCGGATCCGGCCCGTCCGGAGCGTGACCCACTCAACATCCGGTACCCGGCAGCGGGCACCCCGAACGCGGACGTACGGCTGTTCGTGTACGGGCTGGACGGGACGCGCACGGAGGTGGCCTGGGACCGCTCGCGTTATCCGTATCTGGCGCGTGTGCACTGGTCAGAGGCGGGTGCGCCGCTGTTGCTGGTGCAGGCGCGGGACCAGCGCAGCCAGCTGTTCCTGGCCGTGGACCCGGATTCCGGGGCCACCCGGATGGTGCACGCCGACGAAGATCCGATTTGGCTGGAACTTTTCGCCGGCGTGCCCTGCTGGAGCCCTTCCGGGCAGCTTGTCCGGATCGCGGACGAGGGCGGCGCACGGGTACTGACGGTCGGCGAACGGCCCTTGACCAGCGGTCAGTTGCACATCCGGGCGGTCCTGGACGTAGGTGCGGACGACGTACTGGTTTCCGCCTCTTCCGGTCCGGAGGCCGAGACACCGGAAATTGGCGAAGTCCATGTGTACCGGGTGAACGAGCTGGGCGTGGAACGCCTGTCGCAGGAGCCGGGCGTGCACTCGGCGGTGCGTTCCGGGGGCGTGACCGTCCTGGTGTCCGCCGCGCTGGACCGGCCGGGCACCCGGGCCCGCGTGCTGTGTGACGGAAAACCGACGGCGACTGTCCGGTCGTACGCCGAAGATCCCGGTTTGTCCCCACGGGTGACCCTCACCGAGGGGGGCGCACGCCGAATTCCGTGCGCCGTGCTTATGCCACGGGACTACCACGGTGACACTCCCCTGCCGGTCCTCATGGACCCCTACGGCGGTCCGCACGGCCAGCGGGTGGTCGCCGCGCACAACGCCCACCTCACCTCGCAGTGGTTCGCCGACCAGGGCTTCGCGGTGATCGTCGCCGACGGCCGGGGCACCCCGGGCCGCTCGCCGGCCTGGGAGAAGGCCATCCGGGACGACGTGGCGGCCGTCGTCCTCCAGGACCAGGTCGACGCACTGCACGCGCTCGCCGAGCGGTACCCCCTGGACCTGGCCCGGGTGGCGGTCCGCGGCTGGTCCTTCGGCGGCTACCTGGCGGCGCTGGCGGTGCTGCGCCGCCCGGACGTCTTCCACGCGGCGGTGGTCGGCGCGCCGGTCACCGACCTGCGGCTGTACGACACCCACTACGAGGAGCGCTACCTCGGCGACCCGAACGAGCAGCCGGAGGTCTACCGGCGCAACTCGGTGATCGACGACGCGGGCCTGGTCGACCCGGCCGAGCCGCACCGCCCGATGATGGTCGTCCACGGACTGGCGGACGACAACGTGGTCGTCGCCCACTCCCTGCGCCTCTCCTCCGCACTGCTGGCCGCCGGCCGCCCGCACGAGGTGCTGCCGCTGTCCGGGGTGACCCACATGACCCCGCAGGAGACGGTCGCCGAGAACCTGCTGCTCCTGCAGCTGGACTTCCTCCGGCGCTCTCTCCCCCGGCCGGCCGGGCAGGGGTGA
- a CDS encoding ABC transporter ATP-binding protein, with product MTTTVAPTTTPVVGFDQVTKTYGSVRAVDGLSLRLYPGETVALLGPNGAGKSTTLDLLLGLKHADSGTVSLFGTGPREAIVAGRVGAMLQSGGLMDGVTVTELVRLACSLHPRPYPVSEVLARAGVTQIADRKVDKLSGGQAQRVRFALATAGDSDLIILDEPTTGMDVSARQAFWATMREQADQGRTVLFATHYLEEADAIADRVLVLHRGRLLADGTAAEIKARAGARRISFDLEGGIDDSALRGLPFLTSLDVSGQTVRIQSSDADATVHALYGLGVYPRNLEVAGLGLEQAFVAITEAEEARQS from the coding sequence ATGACGACGACAGTGGCGCCCACCACCACCCCGGTGGTCGGGTTCGACCAGGTGACCAAGACGTACGGGAGCGTGCGGGCCGTCGACGGCCTCTCGCTCCGGCTGTACCCGGGCGAGACCGTCGCCCTCCTCGGCCCGAACGGGGCCGGCAAGTCCACCACCCTGGACCTGCTCCTCGGGCTCAAGCACGCCGACAGCGGCACGGTGAGCCTGTTCGGCACCGGCCCGCGCGAGGCGATCGTCGCCGGCCGGGTCGGCGCCATGCTGCAGAGCGGCGGCCTGATGGACGGGGTCACCGTCACCGAACTCGTCAGGCTGGCCTGCTCGCTGCACCCGCGGCCGTACCCGGTGTCCGAGGTGCTGGCCCGCGCGGGCGTCACCCAGATCGCCGACCGCAAGGTCGACAAGCTCTCCGGCGGCCAGGCCCAGCGGGTCCGGTTCGCCCTCGCCACCGCCGGCGACAGCGACCTGATCATCCTCGACGAGCCGACCACCGGCATGGACGTCTCCGCCCGCCAGGCCTTCTGGGCCACCATGCGGGAACAGGCCGACCAGGGCCGTACGGTCCTCTTCGCCACCCACTACCTGGAAGAGGCCGACGCCATCGCCGACCGGGTGCTCGTGCTGCACCGGGGGCGGCTGCTCGCCGACGGCACCGCGGCCGAGATCAAGGCCAGGGCGGGCGCGCGGCGGATCTCCTTCGACCTGGAGGGCGGGATCGACGACAGCGCCCTGCGGGGCCTGCCCTTCCTCACATCCCTCGACGTGTCGGGCCAGACGGTCCGCATCCAGTCGTCCGACGCCGACGCGACCGTGCACGCCCTGTACGGCCTCGGCGTCTACCCCCGCAATCTCGAAGTCGCCGGGCTCGGTCT
- the mshB gene encoding N-acetyl-1-D-myo-inositol-2-amino-2-deoxy-alpha-D-glucopyranoside deacetylase: MTELPSRRLLLVHAHPDDESINNGATMARYAAEGAHVTLVTCTLGERGEVIPPELRHLTGPALGAHRRGELAAATAALGVRDVRLLGGAGRYGDSGMMGLAENADPGCFWQADVDEAAGRLAEVILEVRPQVLVTYDDHGGYGHPDHIQAHRVAMRAVDLAAERGHRVAKVYWNRVPRSVADAAFARLQDELSALPFDKSATVDDVPGVVDDERITTTVDGTAYAAAKAAAMRAHATQIEVAEPCFALSNALAQPLFTTEYYELVRGAGQPGETDLFAGLDLGEAS, translated from the coding sequence ATGACGGAACTGCCCTCCCGGCGTCTTCTCCTGGTGCACGCGCACCCGGACGACGAGTCGATCAACAACGGCGCGACCATGGCCAGGTACGCGGCCGAGGGTGCCCACGTGACCCTGGTCACCTGCACCCTGGGGGAGCGGGGCGAGGTCATCCCGCCGGAGCTGCGGCATCTGACGGGCCCGGCGCTGGGTGCGCACCGGCGCGGCGAGCTGGCCGCGGCCACGGCCGCGCTCGGCGTCCGGGACGTCCGGCTGCTCGGCGGCGCCGGGCGGTACGGCGACTCCGGGATGATGGGCCTGGCCGAGAACGCCGACCCCGGCTGCTTCTGGCAGGCCGACGTCGACGAGGCCGCCGGCCGGCTGGCCGAGGTGATCCTGGAGGTCCGCCCGCAGGTCCTCGTGACGTACGACGACCACGGCGGCTACGGGCACCCGGACCACATCCAGGCCCACCGCGTCGCCATGCGCGCGGTCGACCTCGCGGCCGAACGCGGCCACCGTGTCGCCAAGGTGTACTGGAACCGCGTCCCGCGCTCCGTCGCCGACGCCGCCTTCGCCCGCCTCCAGGACGAGCTGTCCGCACTGCCGTTCGACAAGAGCGCGACCGTGGACGACGTACCCGGCGTGGTGGACGACGAGCGGATCACCACCACGGTCGACGGCACCGCGTACGCCGCCGCCAAGGCCGCCGCGATGCGCGCCCACGCCACGCAGATCGAGGTCGCCGAGCCCTGCTTCGCGCTCTCCAACGCACTCGCCCAGCCGCTGTTCACCACCGAGTACTACGAGTTGGTGCGCGGGGCCGGACAGCCCGGCGAGACCGACCTGTTCGCCGGCCTCGACCTCGGGGAGGCGTCGTGA